In bacterium, a single genomic region encodes these proteins:
- a CDS encoding helix-turn-helix domain-containing protein → MTKRFHTPQEVAELLRVSSAAILRLLRRGDLPAVRVGRAWRVDDAELQRWLRRRRWPTGRRDNGRGEPCLCGCGRHTLTRGARFLPGHDGKLVHRLMTDEGLTFEAARKAVRQVQRPRIQERLF, encoded by the coding sequence ATGACCAAGCGGTTTCATACCCCTCAAGAAGTGGCCGAGCTGCTCCGTGTGTCCTCCGCGGCCATCCTCCGGCTGCTGCGCCGGGGAGACCTCCCCGCGGTGCGGGTCGGCCGGGCCTGGCGGGTCGACGACGCCGAGCTGCAGCGTTGGCTCCGGCGCCGACGCTGGCCGACCGGACGGCGGGACAACGGACGGGGGGAACCCTGTCTGTGCGGGTGCGGCCGGCACACGCTGACGCGTGGGGCGCGGTTTCTCCCCGGCCACGACGGGAAGCTGGTCCACAGGTTGATGACGGACGAGGGGTTGACCTTCGAGGCCGCCCGGAAAGCGGTCCGCCAGGTTCAGCGGCCGCGGATTCAGGAGCGGCTGTTCTAA
- a CDS encoding zinc-ribbon domain containing protein, with protein sequence MPFVDKALHCLDCGKEFVFTAGEQEFYAKKGFTNEPLRCKDCRDARKRSREGATGMPREMFDAVCAKCGTKTQVPFRPREDRPVYCQDCFREMRAQQRVM encoded by the coding sequence ATGCCATTTGTCGACAAAGCCCTGCACTGCCTCGACTGCGGCAAGGAGTTCGTCTTTACCGCCGGAGAGCAGGAGTTCTACGCGAAGAAGGGGTTTACCAACGAGCCTCTGCGATGCAAGGACTGCCGGGACGCGAGAAAGCGGTCCCGCGAGGGAGCGACAGGGATGCCGCGTGAGATGTTCGACGCCGTCTGCGCAAAGTGCGGAACGAAGACGCAGGTCCCGTTTCGTCCTCGGGAGGATCGACCCGTCTACTGCCAGGACTGCTTCAGGGAGATGCGCGCCCAGCAGCGCGTGATGTAG
- a CDS encoding superoxide dismutase family protein, producing the protein MRWVLVMLLMSIVEAGFVAAQPVAAQSPEGAADIKDGNGKRLGRATFSTLPGGGVWIQAEVAGLTPGVHGIAIHEHGVCQGPDFASAGGHFNPRGRQHGLAHREGAHAGDLPNLVADDAGKTRYEAADVRITLGDGPNSLFKSGGTSLVIHAAPDDQLTDPDGRAGPGIACGVISRKGIKEGRS; encoded by the coding sequence ATGCGATGGGTGCTGGTCATGCTGCTGATGTCCATCGTGGAGGCCGGTTTCGTGGCCGCGCAACCGGTCGCGGCCCAGTCCCCCGAGGGCGCCGCCGACATTAAGGATGGCAACGGCAAGAGGCTCGGCCGCGCGACGTTTTCGACGTTGCCCGGCGGGGGTGTGTGGATCCAGGCGGAGGTCGCGGGGCTGACTCCCGGTGTGCACGGGATCGCGATTCATGAGCACGGGGTCTGCCAGGGACCGGACTTCGCATCCGCCGGCGGTCACTTCAACCCGCGAGGGCGCCAGCATGGTCTGGCGCATCGAGAAGGCGCGCACGCCGGCGACCTGCCCAACTTGGTCGCCGACGACGCGGGCAAGACGCGCTACGAAGCGGCCGACGTCCGCATCACGCTCGGCGACGGTCCCAACAGTCTCTTCAAATCTGGCGGGACGTCACTCGTCATTCACGCGGCGCCCGACGACCAACTGACGGATCCGGACGGCCGCGCCGGTCCAGGGATCGCGTGCGGGGTCATCTCCCGAAAGGGAATCAAGGAGGGTCGCTCATGA
- a CDS encoding proline racemase family protein, with amino-acid sequence MRYAHVLQTIDCHAAGEPLRIITGGVPPIPGPTLLARRRYMREHLDHLRRLLMWEPRGHRDMYGCVLTPPVTKEAHAGVLFMHNEGYSTMCGHGVIGLVTVLLETGQHAIVAPETVVTLDTPAGVVRARARIDGGRVREVTIVNVPSFAYADRSVAVPAVGTVPVTVAYGGAFYVLVDGPKVGLGVSPAPLPSLVSWSAAVKAAVGAALEVVHPEQPEIRDLYGVVISWPPQRPGAHVTSLTVFADNQVDRSPCGTCTSALMAARWSTGRLGLEDPFVNESLAGTRFTGRLIEATTVGPYRAAVPEVTGTAAITGFHTFVVDPDDPLPDGFLLR; translated from the coding sequence ATGCGCTATGCGCACGTTCTCCAGACGATCGATTGCCATGCGGCGGGAGAGCCGCTGCGGATCATTACCGGGGGCGTGCCGCCGATTCCCGGCCCGACGCTGCTGGCCCGGCGTCGCTATATGCGGGAACACCTGGATCACCTGCGCCGCCTCTTGATGTGGGAACCGCGCGGGCATCGGGATATGTATGGCTGTGTGCTCACGCCGCCGGTGACCAAAGAGGCCCACGCCGGAGTCCTCTTCATGCACAACGAGGGCTACAGCACGATGTGCGGGCACGGGGTGATCGGCCTCGTGACGGTGCTCTTGGAGACGGGACAGCACGCCATCGTGGCCCCGGAAACGGTGGTGACCCTGGACACGCCGGCGGGGGTGGTCCGCGCACGCGCTCGCATCGACGGGGGGCGCGTCCGGGAGGTCACCATCGTCAACGTCCCCTCGTTTGCGTATGCGGATCGGTCCGTGGCCGTTCCCGCCGTGGGAACCGTTCCCGTCACCGTGGCGTACGGCGGCGCGTTCTATGTCCTGGTCGATGGCCCGAAGGTCGGACTCGGCGTCTCCCCCGCGCCGTTGCCGTCCCTCGTCTCATGGAGCGCCGCGGTCAAAGCGGCGGTGGGAGCGGCGCTCGAAGTCGTCCACCCCGAGCAGCCCGAGATCCGCGACCTCTACGGCGTCGTCATCTCGTGGCCACCGCAGCGCCCCGGTGCACACGTCACGAGCCTCACCGTGTTCGCCGACAACCAGGTCGATCGGTCCCCCTGCGGAACGTGCACCTCGGCACTCATGGCTGCGCGTTGGTCGACCGGCCGCCTCGGGTTGGAGGATCCTTTTGTCAACGAGAGTCTCGCGGGCACCCGCTTCACCGGCCGTCTGATCGAGGCGACGACCGTCGGTCCCTACCGCGCGGCCGTGCCCGAGGTGACCGGGACCGCCGCCATCACCGGGTTCCACACGTTCGTGGTGGACCCCGATGACCCGCTTCCCGATGGGTTCTTGCTGCGATGA